The DNA window AGCAGAATTTGACGTCCAGCTGCCAGATGTGGGAGAATATGAAAAAGAAACGCGGCTGTCTTTTGAAAAAGAAGTGCTGGGCGTGTATCTGAGCGGCCATCCCATGGAAGAATATGAAGAGAGGTGGCGGAAAGGGATCACCCGGACCACATTGGATTTCCAGTTGGACGAAGAGACTGGACGGACCAAAGTGCACGACGGTGTGAAAGAGACGATCGGAGGGATCATCTCAGGGAAAACGATCAAATATACCAAGAATAATAAGACGATGGCTTTCCTTACTATTGAGGACCTGGCAGGTACCGTAGAAGTGGTAGTGTTTCCCAGGGACTATGAGAAGAATCAGCAGTATCTTACTGAGGAGAGCAAAGTCTTTATCCGGGGAAGGGTCTCGGAAGAGGACGATGCGGCCAGCAAATTGATCTGCGAAGCGGTGGTCCCCTTTGACCAGACCAGGAAAGAACTGTGGCTCCAGTATGAGAAGAAAGAGGACTTCCTGGCCAGAGAAAAGGAACTCTATGAGATCATCGGTGATTCGGAAGGAGAGGATCAGGTGGTGATCTACTGCAAGGCGGAACGGGCGGTAAAACGGCTGCCAAGAGGCAGAAATGTCCGTGTAGATGCCGCCCTTTTGAACAGATTGACGAATTATCTGGGTGAATCTTGCGTAAAAGTGATGGAAAAACCAATTGAAAACCTAAGATAATTCATGTAAAATGAAGCACGGATATAGAAAATGAAACAGGAAACCGATACGAACAACGGGAGGAATTAGAATGGCAGATAAGATTATTCGTACGATAGGTGTTTTGACCAGCGGAGGCGATGCGCCGGGAATGAATGCGGCGATCCGGGCAGTTGTCAGGACGGCGTTGGGAAAAGGTCTGAAAGTCAGAGGAATCAGACGTGGTTATCAGGGACTGTTGAATGAGGAGATCATAGATATGTCCGCCAGAGATGTGTCCGATACGATCCAGCGTGGAGGAACCATCCTGCAGACGGCGCGCTGCGCGGAGATGCGTACGGAAGAGGGGCAGCAGAAAGCGGCGGCGATCTGCAAGAAATATGGGATCGATGGCCTGGTAGTCATTGGCGGAGACGGTTCCTTCGCAGGCGCCCAGAAGCTGGCGAACTTCGGGATCAATACCATCGGGCTTCCGGGAACCATCGACCTGGATATCGGATGTACCGAATATACGATCGGATTCGATACCGCGGTGAATACCGCAATGGAAGCGATCGATAAGGTAAGGGACACATCCACTTCTCATGAGCGCTGCTCCATTATCGAGGTAATGGGAAGAGATGCGGGATATCTGGCGCTCTGGTGCGGAATCGCCAATGGCGCGGAGCGTATCCTGATGCCGGAAGAGCACGATTACAATGAGGATGCGATCGTAGCAGATATTCAGGAATGTCGGAAGCGCGGCAAGAAGAATTATATCATTATCAACGCGGAAGGAATCGGAGATTCCATGAATATGGCTAAGCGGATCGAGGAAGCGACAGGAATGGAAACGAGAGCTACTGTACTTGGCCACATGCAGCGCGGAGGAAGCCCGACCTGCAAAGACAGGGTATATGCTTCTATTATGGGGGCGATGGCGGTAGACCTTCTGCTGGAAGGCAAGACAAACCGCGTGGTAGGATACAGGCACGGCCAGTATGTAGATTTTGATATTGATGAAGCGTTGAATATGAAGAAAGAAATTCCGGCTTATCAGTATGAGATCGCGAAACAGCTGGCACTCTAAGATATAGAAGAGAAGGATATGACAAAAGAGGTATTATTATCCATTTCCGGTCTTCATTACGATGTGTTTACGGGGGCGGAGGAAGAGGAAAACGAGCTCATAGAAGTCATTACCCCGGCCTCTTATTACTATAAAAACGGGAAACATTATATCATCTATGAAGAGGTGGTAGAGGGACTTCCGGGAACGATCAAAAATAAAGTGAGGATTTCCGAATATGGGATGCTGGAAATTATAAAAAGCGGCATTTCCAATCTCCATATGATCTTTGAAAAAGATAAGATCAATATGACTCAGTATGAGACACCCTATGGGGAACTTCTGGTAGGCGTCTATACAAAGGACATCCGCGTGGAGGTTTCTGAGGAAGAAATGCACATCTGCGTTTCTTATGTATTGGATATCAATGGAGAAAAAGTGGCGGATTCAGAAATCGTTATGAACGTAAAATCAAAACAAGAATAAGTAAGTTGTCAATTGGGGCCGGGGGATTTTTAAAAATCCCCCGGCCCCAATTGCGCATTTCGTAAAAAAGCGAAAGTGGACAAACCGGGATACCGGTGGTAAAATGTGCGTAGAATAAAAACTTACTAGACCAAAGGAGACGTGTATCATGAAAATTGCAATTGGGTGCGATCCAAACGCGCAGGAAGCAAAAGAAGAACTGATGAAATTTATTGAGGCAAAAGGCTATGGTGAGCTGACAGATTTTGGAAGTGAAGATCCAATCTATGCCCATACCGCGATCAAGGTAGCCGAGGCAGTTGCGGCGGGCGAGTATGACAGGGGAATTCTGATCTGCGGTACCGGAATTGGAGTATCCATTGCCGCGAACAAAGTAAAAGGCGCATACGCGGCGCTGCTGTCCGATGTGTATTCCGCACAGCGCGCGCGTTTGAGTAATGATGCGAATATCGCCTGCATGGGAGCATTTACTTCAGGAAGTAAAGAGAGAGAACTGATGACAGAGGCGTTCCTGACAAACGAATTCGTGCCGGGATGTTCTTCCCAGCCAAAGGTAGATGCCTTCGTAGAGTATGATAAGAATCGGTAAGCTGTCAAAAAGGGACAGGGCATTTTCAATCGGGGCCGGGGGATTTTTAAAAATCCCCCGGCCCCGATTGAAAATTACTGAATAATCCCGCCGTCGTTGATGGCAATGATCCGGCATGGGCAAGCCTCGATGCCAACGATCTTGAGTGGCAGCATGAAGACTAATGCTCTGCCGTTCTCAATCTTATCCAGATTGGTTAAAGATTCTACCATAGCAAGATTGTTCTTGAATGCGAGATTATGGTTCGGCTGATCTGGAATGTTGAAGTTCTCAAGAGATGTGGCATCAGTTCCGATGGCGATGATCTTTTTCTCTCGAATCAGCCATTCCATAGCATCGCAGGCTACATACGGATATGGCTCCCAGTCGTCAGTCCGCCATTTCTTGTCAAGACCGGTATGAAGAAAGACGATATCTCCTTCTTTGATCTTATCATCATAAGCTTTGAATTCTTCCAGAGACATGCAGTCGCCGGCATTCTTATCTGTGAAATCCAGGACAACCGCTTCCCCGATCAGACTGGTCAGAGGGAAATTAGCCGCGTTCATGCCGCCTTCTACATGATGCAGCGGAAATTCCACATGAGTTCCGCAGTGGGTTGAGAAGGAAACATCACCGGACACATACCAGGTTCCAGGGCTGTGAGGCTCTCCGCGCTCTCCTAAGAAATCAACATCATAGACCCAGGTCTGCAGATTAAATGGTTCCTCTCTTGGGATCATCCGATGGCTTAACTCAACTACTTTGCTGAAATCAACTTTCATAACTGACATCTCCTTTTCTTCTTATTAAATAGTAGTTTTATTTGAGTATGTCCGCGCGTTTGGACATGGTCTCTTTCAGAACGGGATAAAGTTCTTTATAGATGGTGAAGTATTCGTTATACTGTTCGTGGGCTTTGGCGGAAGGAAGAATAGCGGGGTTCATAGTGAGCCATTCGCCCATCCGGCTGTAATCTGTGATAAACCCGGCGCCTACCGCGGCTAAAAAAGCATCTCCCAGCGGGGCCTCGATCTCCTGCACCGGCGTCAAGATTGGAAGACCGGTTACATCGGCAAAGATTTGTTTCCAGATCGAGGAACGGGCGCCTCCTCCTACCAGTACAATTTTTTCGATGGCAAGGTCTGAGTCTGTCATGGACTCCATGATGTGACGGAGAGAATAAGCAACAGACTCTAGAAGAGCCCGGTAAATGTGCCCTTTCGTGTGAGATAAAGTAAGTCCAAAAAGGACACCGGAAGCCTTCTCGTCCCAGATTGGAGTCCGTTCCCCCATGAAATATGGAAGGGCGACAAGTCCATCTGATCCGGGGCCGATATTCTGGGAAAGGATCATTTGCTCTAGTTCGTCATAGGTTCTGCTGGTATCATCTCCCATAAATTGATTGGCAAACCAGCGGGGAAGCGCGCCTGCGGTAGAGGACCCGCCATAAGTATAGCTGAACCTGGAAGGCTCGATACAGTAAGGCATGGATACCAGATCGGGATTGTCCGGCCTTCGGTCGTGAATATATCCCCAATTCAAGGAAGTGCCAAGTACCGCCGCGTTATCTCCGGGGCGCACAATCCCTGCGCTCAGCATAGAAGCGATACAGTCGACAGTGCCGGCGCACATGGGAACAGGAGAGGACAGGCCTAATTTCTTCTGATATTCCGGGGTTACAGTCCC is part of the Lachnospiraceae bacterium KGMB03038 genome and encodes:
- a CDS encoding cyclase family protein codes for the protein MSVMKVDFSKVVELSHRMIPREEPFNLQTWVYDVDFLGERGEPHSPGTWYVSGDVSFSTHCGTHVEFPLHHVEGGMNAANFPLTSLIGEAVVLDFTDKNAGDCMSLEEFKAYDDKIKEGDIVFLHTGLDKKWRTDDWEPYPYVACDAMEWLIREKKIIAIGTDATSLENFNIPDQPNHNLAFKNNLAMVESLTNLDKIENGRALVFMLPLKIVGIEACPCRIIAINDGGIIQ
- a CDS encoding DUF1934 domain-containing protein, whose amino-acid sequence is MTKEVLLSISGLHYDVFTGAEEEENELIEVITPASYYYKNGKHYIIYEEVVEGLPGTIKNKVRISEYGMLEIIKSGISNLHMIFEKDKINMTQYETPYGELLVGVYTKDIRVEVSEEEMHICVSYVLDINGEKVADSEIVMNVKSKQE
- the pfkA gene encoding 6-phosphofructokinase — encoded protein: MADKIIRTIGVLTSGGDAPGMNAAIRAVVRTALGKGLKVRGIRRGYQGLLNEEIIDMSARDVSDTIQRGGTILQTARCAEMRTEEGQQKAAAICKKYGIDGLVVIGGDGSFAGAQKLANFGINTIGLPGTIDLDIGCTEYTIGFDTAVNTAMEAIDKVRDTSTSHERCSIIEVMGRDAGYLALWCGIANGAERILMPEEHDYNEDAIVADIQECRKRGKKNYIIINAEGIGDSMNMAKRIEEATGMETRATVLGHMQRGGSPTCKDRVYASIMGAMAVDLLLEGKTNRVVGYRHGQYVDFDIDEALNMKKEIPAYQYEIAKQLAL
- a CDS encoding RpiB/LacA/LacB family sugar-phosphate isomerase; this encodes MKIAIGCDPNAQEAKEELMKFIEAKGYGELTDFGSEDPIYAHTAIKVAEAVAAGEYDRGILICGTGIGVSIAANKVKGAYAALLSDVYSAQRARLSNDANIACMGAFTSGSKERELMTEAFLTNEFVPGCSSQPKVDAFVEYDKNR